Proteins from one Ahaetulla prasina isolate Xishuangbanna chromosome 2, ASM2864084v1, whole genome shotgun sequence genomic window:
- the CLIC1 gene encoding chloride intracellular channel protein 1 isoform X1, with amino-acid sequence MSNFPYLLTWFGVGPHGEAGSDGAKIGNCPFSQRLFMVLWLKGVTFNVTTVDTKRRTEAVQKLCPGGQLPFLMYGTEVHTDTNKIEEFLEEVLCPPKYPKLAANNPESNTAGLDVFAKFSAYIKNSNPSLNANLEKGLLKALKVLDVYLMTPQPEEVDENSAEDEGQSNRKFLDGNELTLADCNLLPKLHIVKVVCKKYRDFTIPEEFRGIHRYLKNAYAREEFSSTCPDDEEIELAYELVAKALK; translated from the exons ATGAGCAACTTTCCCTATCTGTTGACCTGGTTTGGTGTTGGCCCTCATGGAGAA GCTGGCAGCGATGGAGCCAAAATTGGGAATTGCCCCTTCTCCCAACGACTCTTTATGGTTCTCTGGCTCAAGGGAGTGACCTTCAATGTCACCACAGTGGACACCAAAAG GAGAACTGAAGCCGTGCAGAAGCTTTGTCCTGGAGGCCAGCTCCCATTCCTGATGTACGGGACCGAGGTCCATACGGACACTAACAAGATTGAAGAATTCCTGGAAGAAGTTCTGTGCCCTCCTAA GTATCCAAAGCTGGCTGCTAATAACCCTGAATCTAACACAGCTGGCCTTGATGTCTTTGCCAAATTCTCTGCCTATATCAAGAACTCAAACCCATCCCTCAACGCCA ACCTTGAGAAAGGTTTACTGAAAGCATTGAAAGTGCTGGATGTTTATTTGATGACGCCTCAACCCGAAGAGGTGGACGAGAACAGCGCGGAAGATGAAGGACAGTCCAACCGCAAATTTCTTGACGGAAATGAACTTACGTTGGCAGACTGCAATCTGCTGCCCAAACTCCATATCGTCAAG GTGGTTTGCAAGAAATACCGTGACTTTACCATTCCTGAGGAATTCCGCGGCATCCATCGCTATCTTAAGAATGCCTACGCGCGTGAGGAGTTTTCTAGCACCTGCCCAGATGATGAAGAAATTGAATTAGCTTATGAGCTGGTTGCCAAAGCTTTGAAGTAG
- the CLIC1 gene encoding chloride intracellular channel protein 1 isoform X2 → MAEEKPQVELFVKAGSDGAKIGNCPFSQRLFMVLWLKGVTFNVTTVDTKRRTEAVQKLCPGGQLPFLMYGTEVHTDTNKIEEFLEEVLCPPKYPKLAANNPESNTAGLDVFAKFSAYIKNSNPSLNANLEKGLLKALKVLDVYLMTPQPEEVDENSAEDEGQSNRKFLDGNELTLADCNLLPKLHIVKVVCKKYRDFTIPEEFRGIHRYLKNAYAREEFSSTCPDDEEIELAYELVAKALK, encoded by the exons GCTGGCAGCGATGGAGCCAAAATTGGGAATTGCCCCTTCTCCCAACGACTCTTTATGGTTCTCTGGCTCAAGGGAGTGACCTTCAATGTCACCACAGTGGACACCAAAAG GAGAACTGAAGCCGTGCAGAAGCTTTGTCCTGGAGGCCAGCTCCCATTCCTGATGTACGGGACCGAGGTCCATACGGACACTAACAAGATTGAAGAATTCCTGGAAGAAGTTCTGTGCCCTCCTAA GTATCCAAAGCTGGCTGCTAATAACCCTGAATCTAACACAGCTGGCCTTGATGTCTTTGCCAAATTCTCTGCCTATATCAAGAACTCAAACCCATCCCTCAACGCCA ACCTTGAGAAAGGTTTACTGAAAGCATTGAAAGTGCTGGATGTTTATTTGATGACGCCTCAACCCGAAGAGGTGGACGAGAACAGCGCGGAAGATGAAGGACAGTCCAACCGCAAATTTCTTGACGGAAATGAACTTACGTTGGCAGACTGCAATCTGCTGCCCAAACTCCATATCGTCAAG GTGGTTTGCAAGAAATACCGTGACTTTACCATTCCTGAGGAATTCCGCGGCATCCATCGCTATCTTAAGAATGCCTACGCGCGTGAGGAGTTTTCTAGCACCTGCCCAGATGATGAAGAAATTGAATTAGCTTATGAGCTGGTTGCCAAAGCTTTGAAGTAG